The candidate division KSB1 bacterium genome segment ACACCTGTGCCTCTTCGAACCCGGCCTCGCGCAGGCGCATCTGCGCCTGGAAGCGTGCCAGCTGGTCAACGGGGTCGTTAAGTTCCGAAAATGCGTTGCCGATCTCCTGTCCGGCGATGTAGGGCTCAAAGCGCTCCACCAGGCGCGGGTCGTCACGATGTTTCTTGGCCAATGGAGATAGCTCTATCGGGTAGTCCATGACGAAGGTCGGTTGCACCAGGTGGGGCTGCACACAGCGGCTGAATAGCTCGTCGATGATCTTCCCCCTGTCCCAGAAACCCTCGACTTCCACCCCCTGTTGGCTGGCCACAGCTCGTAGTTCCTCAACGTCGGCTCCAAGGAGGTCCTTGCCGGTGTACTCCCGCAAGGCGTCGAACATCTTCAGGCGCCTCCAGGGCGGTTTTAGGTCGATGCGCTGCCCCTGGTACACGATCGTGGTGCTACCTGTGACCTCTTCGGCGATGGTGCTGATCATCTGCTCCACCAGCTCCATCATGAAGTAATAGTCCTCGTAGGCCACATAGAGTTCCATCATGGTGAACTCGGGGTTATGGGACCTGTCCATCCCCTCGTTGCGAAAGTCCTTGCCGATCTCGTACACCCCTTCGAAGCCGCCGACGATCAGGCGCTTGAGGTATAACTCGTCGGCGATGCGCAGGTAGAGCTTCATGTCCAGCGCGTTGTGGTGGGTGATGAACGGCCTGGCCGTGGCCCCTCCGTAGATGGGCTGCAGCACAGGGGTCTCCACCTCTACGTAGCCACGCTCGTCCAAGAACCGGCGCATGGCGCGCACAATCTGGGTCCTTTTGAGAAAGACCTCCCGGACCCACGGGTTGACCACCAGGTCAACGTAGCGTTGTCGATAGCGCAGCTCCACATCGGCAAACTGGTCAAAGACCTGACGCTGGCCATCTATCTCGCGCTCCTTCACTATCGGGAGAGGACGCAGGCTCTTGGCGAGCAGGCTAAACTCCTTGACCAGCACCGTAATCTCGCCGGTCTTGGTGCGAAAGACCTCGCCCCTTACTCCCACAAAGTCGCCGATGTCGACAAGGTCGAATACCTCGTACGCCTTCTCGCCCACGTGGTCGAGGCGGACGTAGACCTGAATCTTTGCGGAGGCGTCGGCAATATGGGCAAAGGTGGCCTTGCCCATGCGCCGCAAGGACATGACCCGTCCGGCCAGGGCCACTTCCTTGCCCTGGTAGCCGGCAAAGTCATCCAGCACCTGCCGCGCCACTACCGTGCGCCGGAAATGATACGGGTACGGGTTGACCGCCAGCTCTGTCAGGCGCGCTAACTTCTGGCGGCGCACCCGCATCACTTCATTCAGTTCCTCGGCTGCAACCGTGACAGCGTTTTCCTCGGGATTATCCATCGCTTTTGTTGCCTGTCGGCTGCCCTACGTACACCCTCGGCACGCGGGCCGAAACCCAGCAGGTGACCTCGTAGGGGATGGTGCGGAGCATTTCACAAATGGAGTACATGCTAATTTCCTCTTCCCCCTGCCGGCCAAGAAGCACCACTTCCTCGCCGGGCTGGACCTCACTGTGTGGGCCCAGGTCGACCATGATCTGATCCATGCACACCCTACCCACGACGGGGTAGCGCTTGCCTCTGATCAGCACCTCCGCCTGATTGGAGAGCAAGCGGTTGTAGCCATCAGCATAGCCCACCGGGAGCGTTGCGATGGTGGTGGACTCGGTGGCGATAAACTGCCGGCCATAGCTGATGCTGGTGCCGCGCTCGATCTTCTTTACGAAAAGCACCCTCGTCTTCAACGTCATCGCCGGACGCAAGGGGACGCTCCGGCTCACTTCCGGCGACGGATAGTAGCCGTACATCATCACCCCAGGCCGAACCATGTCAAAATAGCTGGCGGGGAGATCCAAGATCGCCCCGCTGTTGGCCGCGTGCCGCAGTAGCTTAAACCCCAGCTGTTGAGCACCGACGAGCACCTGATTGAAGCGGGCAAGCTGCAGCTCGGCAAATGC includes the following:
- the alr gene encoding alanine racemase, producing the protein MRPTWAEIDLGAIAHNIAQIRKKVSPARVMAVVKANAYGHGAAQVATAALASGADYLAVALVEEGAELRAQGVKAPILVFGGTVPEQAPLFAEHHLIATVYTREAVEALAKEARRANRPMPVHVKVDTGMGRVGVDWKEAVDFLRWLASVEGVRAEGIYTHFATSDEKDKAFAELQLARFNQVLVGAQQLGFKLLRHAANSGAILDLPASYFDMVRPGVMMYGYYPSPEVSRSVPLRPAMTLKTRVLFVKKIERGTSISYGRQFIATESTTIATLPVGYADGYNRLLSNQAEVLIRGKRYPVVGRVCMDQIMVDLGPHSEVQPGEEVVLLGRQGEEEISMYSICEMLRTIPYEVTCWVSARVPRVYVGQPTGNKSDG
- the lysS gene encoding lysine--tRNA ligase, which encodes MDNPEENAVTVAAEELNEVMRVRRQKLARLTELAVNPYPYHFRRTVVARQVLDDFAGYQGKEVALAGRVMSLRRMGKATFAHIADASAKIQVYVRLDHVGEKAYEVFDLVDIGDFVGVRGEVFRTKTGEITVLVKEFSLLAKSLRPLPIVKEREIDGQRQVFDQFADVELRYRQRYVDLVVNPWVREVFLKRTQIVRAMRRFLDERGYVEVETPVLQPIYGGATARPFITHHNALDMKLYLRIADELYLKRLIVGGFEGVYEIGKDFRNEGMDRSHNPEFTMMELYVAYEDYYFMMELVEQMISTIAEEVTGSTTIVYQGQRIDLKPPWRRLKMFDALREYTGKDLLGADVEELRAVASQQGVEVEGFWDRGKIIDELFSRCVQPHLVQPTFVMDYPIELSPLAKKHRDDPRLVERFEPYIAGQEIGNAFSELNDPVDQLARFQAQMRLREAGFEEAQVLDQDYIRALEYGMPPTAGLGIGVDRLVMLLTDSHSLRDVILFPHMRPEH